Proteins co-encoded in one Malus sylvestris chromosome 9, drMalSylv7.2, whole genome shotgun sequence genomic window:
- the LOC126582457 gene encoding uncharacterized protein LOC126582457 isoform X2 — translation MGSETKNGVAAAAAQFPPMTNKIIQSLKEIVNCPEPEIYSVLKECNMDPNDAVQRLLSLDTFHEVKSKRERRKEIKETQDSKPRVHSAGSNRGAKGSNEHTGGWCGSTQTGSNEPGKAAYKGQNGFVSPHTPASHFTGGATSQQPSSQRESFSTSIRPGDAVCVSLQPSTGNQSTSGTSLGNLSMADIVKMGRPPSMGSRILSDTSLHQDAFSTNSCNSHVESSQTEMHQYMHFHNPRVSEIIHKTGDSAGQNDFHDEWPVIEHPTAVNRSSALNANQSKFYINESNVPRDYQSHKVQLSEGNISSESLSSDCIAFASSRQKMVDGSGGKSYYVDDLSSNSSSDESRRSAYEDGKATIRMQQLNLRKEEDQDNCAVVLPNNLQELAADCSHLSFGTFRPSQSSALSSKPSNSVKNDLGGSSAGEAGVDVFSAGRLDTRNSGYNHDELLGYMYNTGRASIGAKNYDFPVPSQPDLIKQDILEATHGHRDSSTSSLRNFNSENIERATPGLPFAKADPEFRNIPLQNNMAYSDSIRSDLLESFQQFLVKPSVPSRYNSVVSSVKNPTSSMSEALRPGAVPLSEVSSVLPQRHAARSYAQPTHSYEQLANIIGYPSMPQAQNYSPMPSNLQQEYLGGSAFHQSGASMEYNFPQHRSGASVSRLPTSAAAAGRGSFGASNNNHGSFLHNASATPGSIADYDDVFRPQYKDGNHLTALYQSSRTLPSVPDSAFNNLLGQNQQHAGYRQGQAGQLPSQLQSYRGHPDFYHSQVDVTQELQRQRLNDLGLGGFQDLSPQQLHQIWQGTY, via the exons ATGGGGAGCGAGACGAAGAATGGAGTGGCGGCAGCGGCGGCGCAGTTTCCGCCGATGACGAATAAGATTATACAGAGCCTGAAGGAGATTGTTAACTGTCCGGAGCCTGAGATCTACTCGGTGCTTAAAGAGTGCAATATGGACCCGAACGACGCCGTTCAGCGCCTGCTCTCTTTAG ATACTTTTCATGAAGTCAAGAGCAAACGTGAAAGAAGGAAAGAG ATAAAGGAGACACAAGACTCCAAGCCACGAGTTCACAGCGCAGGTTCAAATCGTGGTGCCAAAGGTAGTAATGAGCATACTGGTGGATGGTGTGGATCAACTCAAACTGGTTCCAATG AGCCCGGTAAAGCTGCTTATAAGGGACAGAATGGGTTTGTTTCACCTCATACTCCAGCTTCTCACTTTACAGGAGGAGCCACAAGCCAGCAACCTTCATCTCAGCG TGAATCTTTTAGTACTTCAATAAGGCCAGGTGATGCAGTCTGTGTATCTCTACAACCTTCTACGGGAAATCAATCTACTTCCGGAACCAGCTTGGGGAATCTTTCAATGGCCGACATTGTTAAGATGGGTAGACCACCTAGCATGGGCTCACGTATTTTATCTGATACATCTTTGCATCAGGATGCATTTTCTACAAATTCATGTAATAGCCACGTTGAATCTTCCCAAACAGAGATGCACCAATATATGCACTTTCATAATCCTCGTGTGTCAGAGATAATACATAAAACTGGTGATAGTGCTGGACAGAACGATTTCCATGATGAATGGCCTGTGATTGAGCATCCAACAGCTGTAAATAGGTCATCAGCTTTAAATGCAAATCAATCTAAGTTTTATATCAATGAATCCAATGTGCCAAGGGATTACCAGTCACATAAGGTCCAACTATCAGAGGGGAATATTAGTAGCGAAAGTCTTAGTTCAGACTGTATTGCTTTTGCTTCCAGTAGACAGAAGATGGTGGATGGTTCCGGTGGAAAATCATATTATGTTGATGATTTGTCTTCCAATTCTAGTTCCGACGAATCTCGTAGGTCTGCATATGAGGATGGAAAAG CTACTATTAGAATGCAACAACTGAATTTAAGAAAGGAGGAAGATCAAGATAATTGTGCAGTAGTCCTTCCAAATAATTTGCAAGAATTGGCTGCCGATTGTTCGCATTTGAGTTTTGGCACCTTTAGACCGTCTCAAAGTTCTGCATTATCCAGCAAGCCATCTAATTCCGTGAAAAATGACTTGGGAGGATCTTCTGCAGGAGAAGCAGGAGTTGATGTTTTCTCAGCCGGGCGCTTGGATACAAG AAATTCAGGGTACAATCATGACGAACTTCTTGGATACATGTATAATACTGGGAGAGCAAGCATAGGTgctaaaaattatgattttccAGTACCTTCACAGCCAGATCTGATAAAACAGGATATCCTTGAAGCAACCCATGGACATAGAGACAGCTCTACCTCATCACTACGTAATTTTAATTCTGAGAACATTGAAAGAGCAACTCCTGGATTGCCTTTTGCAAAGGCAGATCCTGAATTCAGAAATATTCCTCTTCAAAACAATATG GCATATTCAGATTCTATACGAAGTGATCTATTGGAGTCATTCCAACAGTTTTTGGTGAAGCCATCTGTGCCTTCAAGATACAACAGTGTAGTTTCATCCGTAAAGAACCCAACTAGTTCCATGTCCGAG GCTCTGAGACCAGGCGCTGTACCGTTGTCTGAGGTGTCTTCTGTACTTCCTCAGCGCCATGCAGCCCGTTCATATGCTCAACCTACCCATTCTTACGAACAGTTAGCAAACATTATTGGGTACCCTTCCATGCCTCAGGCTCAGAACTACTCGCCTATGCCATCAAATTTGCAGCAAGAATATCTAGGTGGTAGTGCATTCCATCAGTCAGGGGCTAGCATGGAATACAACTTCCCTCAGCATAGAAGTGGAGCCTCAGTAAGCAGATTGCCTAcgtctgctgctgctgctggtcGTGGAAGTTTTGGGGCCTCTAATAACAATCACGGGAGTTTCTTGCATAATGCATCTGCTACTCCCGGCAGCATAGCTGACTATGATGATGTTTTCCGCCCTCAGTACAAGGATGGAAACCATTTAACCGCTCTTTATCAG AGTTCAAGAACATTGCCTTCCGTTCCAGACAGTGCATTTAACAACTTACTTGGGCAGAATCAACAGCATGCAGGATATCGACAAGGGCAGGCTGGACAGCTGCCGTCCCAGTTGCAGAGTTATCGAGGACACCCGGATTTCTATCATTCCCAAGTGGACGTAACACAAGAACTTCAGCGGCAACGCCTCAATGATTTAGGCTTAGGAGGTTTCCAAGACCTGTC
- the LOC126582457 gene encoding uncharacterized protein LOC126582457 isoform X1 encodes MGSETKNGVAAAAAQFPPMTNKIIQSLKEIVNCPEPEIYSVLKECNMDPNDAVQRLLSLDTFHEVKSKRERRKEIKETQDSKPRVHSAGSNRGAKGSNEHTGGWCGSTQTGSNEPGKAAYKGQNGFVSPHTPASHFTGGATSQQPSSQRESFSTSIRPGDAVCVSLQPSTGNQSTSGTSLGNLSMADIVKMGRPPSMGSRILSDTSLHQDAFSTNSCNSHVESSQTEMHQYMHFHNPRVSEIIHKTGDSAGQNDFHDEWPVIEHPTAVNRSSALNANQSKFYINESNVPRDYQSHKVQLSEGNISSESLSSDCIAFASSRQKMVDGSGGKSYYVDDLSSNSSSDESRRSAYEDGKGTVIDSNAPYPNHSASNDVSVVSATIRMQQLNLRKEEDQDNCAVVLPNNLQELAADCSHLSFGTFRPSQSSALSSKPSNSVKNDLGGSSAGEAGVDVFSAGRLDTRNSGYNHDELLGYMYNTGRASIGAKNYDFPVPSQPDLIKQDILEATHGHRDSSTSSLRNFNSENIERATPGLPFAKADPEFRNIPLQNNMAYSDSIRSDLLESFQQFLVKPSVPSRYNSVVSSVKNPTSSMSEALRPGAVPLSEVSSVLPQRHAARSYAQPTHSYEQLANIIGYPSMPQAQNYSPMPSNLQQEYLGGSAFHQSGASMEYNFPQHRSGASVSRLPTSAAAAGRGSFGASNNNHGSFLHNASATPGSIADYDDVFRPQYKDGNHLTALYQSSRTLPSVPDSAFNNLLGQNQQHAGYRQGQAGQLPSQLQSYRGHPDFYHSQVDVTQELQRQRLNDLGLGGFQDLSPQQLHQIWQGTY; translated from the exons ATGGGGAGCGAGACGAAGAATGGAGTGGCGGCAGCGGCGGCGCAGTTTCCGCCGATGACGAATAAGATTATACAGAGCCTGAAGGAGATTGTTAACTGTCCGGAGCCTGAGATCTACTCGGTGCTTAAAGAGTGCAATATGGACCCGAACGACGCCGTTCAGCGCCTGCTCTCTTTAG ATACTTTTCATGAAGTCAAGAGCAAACGTGAAAGAAGGAAAGAG ATAAAGGAGACACAAGACTCCAAGCCACGAGTTCACAGCGCAGGTTCAAATCGTGGTGCCAAAGGTAGTAATGAGCATACTGGTGGATGGTGTGGATCAACTCAAACTGGTTCCAATG AGCCCGGTAAAGCTGCTTATAAGGGACAGAATGGGTTTGTTTCACCTCATACTCCAGCTTCTCACTTTACAGGAGGAGCCACAAGCCAGCAACCTTCATCTCAGCG TGAATCTTTTAGTACTTCAATAAGGCCAGGTGATGCAGTCTGTGTATCTCTACAACCTTCTACGGGAAATCAATCTACTTCCGGAACCAGCTTGGGGAATCTTTCAATGGCCGACATTGTTAAGATGGGTAGACCACCTAGCATGGGCTCACGTATTTTATCTGATACATCTTTGCATCAGGATGCATTTTCTACAAATTCATGTAATAGCCACGTTGAATCTTCCCAAACAGAGATGCACCAATATATGCACTTTCATAATCCTCGTGTGTCAGAGATAATACATAAAACTGGTGATAGTGCTGGACAGAACGATTTCCATGATGAATGGCCTGTGATTGAGCATCCAACAGCTGTAAATAGGTCATCAGCTTTAAATGCAAATCAATCTAAGTTTTATATCAATGAATCCAATGTGCCAAGGGATTACCAGTCACATAAGGTCCAACTATCAGAGGGGAATATTAGTAGCGAAAGTCTTAGTTCAGACTGTATTGCTTTTGCTTCCAGTAGACAGAAGATGGTGGATGGTTCCGGTGGAAAATCATATTATGTTGATGATTTGTCTTCCAATTCTAGTTCCGACGAATCTCGTAGGTCTGCATATGAGGATGGAAAAG GAACTGTTATTGATTCAAATGCACCATATCCAAATCATTCTGCCTCTAATGATGTTTCTGTGGTATCAGCTACTATTAGAATGCAACAACTGAATTTAAGAAAGGAGGAAGATCAAGATAATTGTGCAGTAGTCCTTCCAAATAATTTGCAAGAATTGGCTGCCGATTGTTCGCATTTGAGTTTTGGCACCTTTAGACCGTCTCAAAGTTCTGCATTATCCAGCAAGCCATCTAATTCCGTGAAAAATGACTTGGGAGGATCTTCTGCAGGAGAAGCAGGAGTTGATGTTTTCTCAGCCGGGCGCTTGGATACAAG AAATTCAGGGTACAATCATGACGAACTTCTTGGATACATGTATAATACTGGGAGAGCAAGCATAGGTgctaaaaattatgattttccAGTACCTTCACAGCCAGATCTGATAAAACAGGATATCCTTGAAGCAACCCATGGACATAGAGACAGCTCTACCTCATCACTACGTAATTTTAATTCTGAGAACATTGAAAGAGCAACTCCTGGATTGCCTTTTGCAAAGGCAGATCCTGAATTCAGAAATATTCCTCTTCAAAACAATATG GCATATTCAGATTCTATACGAAGTGATCTATTGGAGTCATTCCAACAGTTTTTGGTGAAGCCATCTGTGCCTTCAAGATACAACAGTGTAGTTTCATCCGTAAAGAACCCAACTAGTTCCATGTCCGAG GCTCTGAGACCAGGCGCTGTACCGTTGTCTGAGGTGTCTTCTGTACTTCCTCAGCGCCATGCAGCCCGTTCATATGCTCAACCTACCCATTCTTACGAACAGTTAGCAAACATTATTGGGTACCCTTCCATGCCTCAGGCTCAGAACTACTCGCCTATGCCATCAAATTTGCAGCAAGAATATCTAGGTGGTAGTGCATTCCATCAGTCAGGGGCTAGCATGGAATACAACTTCCCTCAGCATAGAAGTGGAGCCTCAGTAAGCAGATTGCCTAcgtctgctgctgctgctggtcGTGGAAGTTTTGGGGCCTCTAATAACAATCACGGGAGTTTCTTGCATAATGCATCTGCTACTCCCGGCAGCATAGCTGACTATGATGATGTTTTCCGCCCTCAGTACAAGGATGGAAACCATTTAACCGCTCTTTATCAG AGTTCAAGAACATTGCCTTCCGTTCCAGACAGTGCATTTAACAACTTACTTGGGCAGAATCAACAGCATGCAGGATATCGACAAGGGCAGGCTGGACAGCTGCCGTCCCAGTTGCAGAGTTATCGAGGACACCCGGATTTCTATCATTCCCAAGTGGACGTAACACAAGAACTTCAGCGGCAACGCCTCAATGATTTAGGCTTAGGAGGTTTCCAAGACCTGTC